A genomic stretch from Corynebacterium sp. 21KM1197 includes:
- a CDS encoding diacylglycerol kinase, with product MSDTYHMARREISRVALLTNPAAGKGKAMAASEAATKAFYKYGVDVVRISGSSPEASRELAGEMIADDSIDALVACGGDGLIGLALQEQAGSDTPLGIIPAGTGNDHAREYKIPLDPRRAAKTIVEGYTTRTDLGIMRTDSGQERYFGTIACAGFDSLVTDRTNRIPWPSGQPRYLLAILIEFLNFHSLPTRIIFDDGAETFEGDVTLCAIGNTRTYGGGMQVCPDADHYDGLFDISVATKMSRRKAALNVGKIFSGDFEDLEEARQYRARKVRVEMPGINAYADGDKYFSSPIECEIVPGAGYYIVPRP from the coding sequence ATGAGCGATACCTATCACATGGCCCGCCGCGAGATCTCGCGCGTCGCCCTGCTGACCAACCCCGCGGCGGGCAAGGGAAAAGCCATGGCGGCATCGGAAGCGGCCACCAAGGCCTTTTATAAGTACGGCGTGGACGTGGTGCGTATCTCCGGTTCCTCGCCGGAGGCCTCGCGGGAGTTGGCGGGGGAGATGATCGCGGATGATTCCATTGATGCCCTGGTGGCCTGCGGCGGTGACGGTTTGATCGGCCTGGCCTTGCAGGAGCAGGCCGGTAGCGATACCCCCTTGGGCATCATTCCCGCTGGTACCGGCAACGATCACGCCAGGGAGTACAAGATTCCGCTCGATCCGCGTCGGGCGGCCAAGACCATCGTGGAGGGATACACCACCCGCACCGACCTGGGGATCATGCGCACGGATAGCGGCCAGGAACGGTACTTTGGCACCATCGCGTGCGCTGGGTTTGATTCCCTGGTGACGGACCGCACCAACCGCATTCCGTGGCCCTCCGGGCAGCCCCGCTATCTATTGGCAATTCTCATCGAGTTTCTAAACTTCCACTCCCTGCCCACGCGGATCATCTTCGATGATGGTGCGGAGACCTTTGAGGGGGATGTGACGCTCTGCGCCATCGGTAACACCCGCACCTACGGGGGTGGAATGCAGGTGTGCCCGGACGCCGATCACTATGACGGATTGTTCGACATCTCGGTGGCCACAAAGATGAGCAGGCGCAAGGCCGCGCTGAACGTGGGCAAGATCTTCTCCGGTGACTTCGAGGATCTGGAGGAGGCGCGGCAGTACCGGGCGCGGAAGGTGCGCGTGGAAATGCCGGGCATTAATGCTTATGCCGACGGTGATAAGTACTTCTCGAGTCCCATCGAATGCGAGATTGTCCCGGGGGCTGGCTATTATATAGTTCCGAGGCCCTAA
- a CDS encoding methylated-DNA--[protein]-cysteine S-methyltransferase: protein MDTPIGPLTLLASAHGLTHVLFGAGESTDSPIVEQARQELAEYFAGRRREFTVPLDWGEATGFRNQVQRHLLTIGYGHTASYGEIAAALGKPGAARAVGSGCRTNPLPIVVPCHRVLRSDGSLGGYAGGLAVKEYLLGVEGRQTA from the coding sequence ATGGATACCCCCATCGGCCCGCTCACGCTGCTGGCCTCCGCGCACGGACTGACCCACGTACTCTTTGGCGCGGGAGAATCCACCGATTCCCCCATCGTGGAGCAGGCGCGGCAGGAACTAGCCGAGTACTTTGCCGGACGACGCCGGGAGTTCACCGTGCCCCTGGACTGGGGCGAGGCCACGGGGTTTAGGAACCAGGTGCAGCGCCACCTGCTCACCATCGGGTACGGGCACACCGCCAGCTATGGCGAGATCGCGGCCGCCCTGGGGAAACCAGGGGCGGCGCGCGCGGTGGGCAGCGGCTGCCGCACCAACCCCCTGCCCATCGTGGTGCCGTGCCACCGCGTTCTGCGTTCCGACGGCTCCCTGGGCGGCTACGCCGGTGGCCTGGCCGTTAAGGAGTATTTGCTGGGGGTGGAGGGGCGGCAAACAGCCTGA
- a CDS encoding YhgE/Pip domain-containing protein translates to MPKTSRMSRILEWRPRGAFSRTLIVLLLVMPLIVAVAYMWSMWDPRHYLRDVKLAVVNNDQGATQAGKQEKFGQQVVDGLLETDYLNFVEVSASEAEQGLAKGTYLFTVEIPETFSQDVITVIDDKPKQPVIEISYNDYNGTNAPLLTNGLVSEIQKGVAEGIQEGYAKQILDGMNQLGAGLGEAADGAKQLDDGATRLHDGTTQGVDGARQLKDGTTQLRDGSQQLVTGQAQALDGSNQLVAGQAQALDGSNKLVAGQGQLLDGTKQLGDGMVQIDDGVGQLTGTLIPLMDQLQSAVTSLQPVLDTMRAVGLGAQADQIAGTLGKFNNNNPENMASQLRKLKAGTAEVRSNLTDPSSPYMSGLLQLNDGQQQLNNGLLQLNDGQQQLHSGLVQLNDGQKQLGDGIVKVDDGMGLLYDGTLQLNDGTRQLKDGTVQLSTGLTEGSKQAPKINEVPLSSHQIAVPVLYDSQNKHAVQTQVDVHDPTNLTLSGGVSMILILVFGFLLMAFASILLPDVLGRMRKNSAALPAAKAFLLVTAVNMVILLILAGLSATMGWEPAHWGAVLFIFALMAMCGAAVYQFFRTLFGRLVGGIFALGFLGYGAFSFGGVWPLELTPGALRMLHGIHPMSYARYGFIRATDGALDGTFWLGVTGLVLSIVFALALTFLVRAVRTKRAQEPGRHAADTTQRMAAVEA, encoded by the coding sequence ATGCCTAAAACCTCTAGGATGTCCCGGATTCTTGAGTGGCGTCCGCGCGGTGCTTTTTCCCGGACGCTCATCGTGCTGCTGCTGGTCATGCCGCTCATCGTGGCGGTGGCGTACATGTGGTCCATGTGGGATCCCCGCCACTACCTGCGCGATGTGAAACTGGCCGTGGTGAATAACGATCAAGGTGCCACCCAGGCCGGCAAGCAGGAGAAGTTTGGTCAGCAGGTGGTGGATGGCCTGCTGGAAACGGATTACCTGAACTTTGTGGAGGTCAGCGCCTCCGAGGCGGAACAGGGCCTGGCCAAGGGTACCTATCTGTTCACCGTGGAGATTCCCGAGACGTTCTCGCAGGACGTGATCACGGTGATCGACGACAAGCCCAAGCAGCCCGTGATCGAGATCTCCTACAACGATTACAACGGCACCAACGCCCCGCTGCTCACCAATGGCCTGGTTTCCGAGATTCAAAAGGGCGTGGCCGAGGGAATCCAGGAGGGATACGCCAAGCAGATCCTCGACGGAATGAACCAGCTGGGAGCGGGCCTGGGCGAGGCTGCCGATGGTGCCAAGCAGCTTGATGATGGCGCCACCCGGCTCCACGACGGCACCACGCAGGGTGTGGACGGCGCGCGCCAGCTCAAGGACGGCACCACGCAACTACGGGACGGCTCGCAGCAATTGGTGACCGGCCAGGCGCAGGCCCTGGATGGATCGAACCAGTTGGTGGCGGGCCAGGCGCAGGCGCTCGACGGCTCTAATAAGTTGGTGGCGGGCCAAGGGCAGCTCCTGGATGGCACCAAGCAACTGGGCGATGGCATGGTTCAGATTGACGACGGCGTGGGCCAACTCACCGGCACCCTGATTCCCCTCATGGATCAGTTGCAAAGCGCGGTGACCAGCCTCCAGCCGGTGCTGGACACCATGCGCGCGGTGGGCCTGGGCGCGCAGGCGGATCAGATCGCGGGCACGCTGGGGAAGTTCAATAACAACAACCCGGAGAACATGGCGTCCCAACTGCGCAAACTCAAGGCGGGTACCGCTGAGGTACGCAGCAACCTCACCGATCCCTCCTCGCCGTACATGAGCGGCTTGCTGCAACTCAATGATGGTCAGCAGCAGTTGAACAATGGTCTGCTGCAACTCAATGACGGCCAGCAGCAATTGCACAGCGGCCTGGTGCAGCTCAATGACGGCCAGAAGCAACTGGGCGATGGCATCGTGAAGGTAGATGACGGCATGGGGCTGCTGTATGACGGCACCCTGCAACTCAACGACGGCACGCGCCAACTCAAGGACGGCACCGTGCAACTCTCCACGGGCCTGACCGAGGGCTCCAAGCAGGCCCCGAAGATTAATGAGGTGCCGCTTTCCTCCCATCAGATCGCCGTGCCGGTTCTGTATGACTCGCAGAACAAGCACGCGGTGCAGACCCAGGTGGACGTGCACGATCCCACCAACCTCACGCTCTCCGGCGGCGTGTCGATGATCCTGATTCTGGTCTTTGGCTTCCTCCTCATGGCCTTTGCCTCGATCTTGCTCCCGGACGTGCTCGGCCGCATGCGCAAGAACTCGGCGGCGCTGCCCGCAGCCAAGGCTTTCCTCTTGGTTACTGCGGTGAACATGGTGATCCTGCTGATCCTCGCGGGTCTTTCCGCCACGATGGGTTGGGAGCCGGCCCACTGGGGAGCGGTGCTGTTCATCTTTGCCCTGATGGCCATGTGTGGCGCGGCGGTGTACCAGTTCTTCCGCACGCTCTTTGGGCGGCTCGTGGGTGGTATCTTCGCCCTTGGTTTCCTCGGCTACGGGGCGTTCTCCTTCGGCGGCGTGTGGCCGCTGGAACTCACCCCCGGTGCCCTGCGCATGCTCCACGGGATTCACCCGATGTCCTACGCCCGGTATGGCTTTATTCGGGCCACCGACGGTGCCCTGGACGGCACCTTCTGGCTGGGCGTGACCGGCCTGGTGCTCTCCATCGTGTTCGCCCTGGCGCTGACCTTCCTGGTGCGCGCCGTGCGTACCAAGCGCGCCCAGGAACCCGGCAGGCACGCGGCGGACACCACGCAGCGCATGGCTGCGGTGGAAGCATAG
- a CDS encoding adenylate/guanylate cyclase domain-containing protein — protein sequence MNRLLRAITWLWGTSWPLYAALVLGSNVLGAAAIMFFIRFLIPLPELDHFDSSGSHLAAIGISYVVFAAVVSIAATFILFRPVLDWQRSPEAHDPNMVRNLVLRLPIYQAVVCAIVWFIGILIAVIITSATSGRMALVIAVACALAGSVVIIITYLVAERMVRPVAASALARRFEDSTLEPPIKSRLRTTWVLTTGVPAIGVLLLIWGQQAGFFTENAADIIPAILWLILGALVTGFVGTTLSIMSVVDPIQELQEAINRVRRGDSNAQVDIYDGSEIGVLQAGFNEMMRGLRERQRVRDIFGRYVGTEVARRALEERPTLGGEDRKVAVLFIDVIGSTAFAVHHEPEEVVAELNRFFERVVKVVHRNKGIINKFQGDAALAVFGAPLPLADANSLALSAARELREELRGMTLQAGIGVAAGHVVAGHIGGHDRFEYTVIGDAVNQAARLTELAKDTPGRILTNSATLRGANEAEQARWTLMKSVELRGRREMTQLARPIRETLADRS from the coding sequence ATGAACCGATTGCTCAGGGCCATCACGTGGCTGTGGGGTACCTCCTGGCCCCTGTACGCCGCCCTTGTGCTCGGATCGAATGTCCTTGGGGCGGCGGCCATCATGTTCTTCATCCGCTTCCTCATTCCACTGCCGGAGTTGGATCACTTTGATTCCTCCGGCTCGCACCTGGCGGCCATCGGCATCAGTTATGTGGTCTTTGCCGCCGTGGTGAGCATCGCGGCCACCTTTATCCTGTTCCGCCCGGTGCTGGATTGGCAGCGCTCCCCGGAGGCGCACGATCCCAATATGGTGCGCAATTTGGTGCTGCGCCTGCCCATTTATCAGGCGGTGGTGTGCGCCATCGTGTGGTTTATCGGCATTCTCATCGCGGTGATTATCACCTCCGCCACCAGCGGGCGCATGGCCCTGGTGATCGCGGTGGCCTGCGCGCTGGCGGGTTCGGTGGTCATCATCATCACCTATCTGGTGGCCGAGCGCATGGTGCGCCCGGTGGCGGCCTCCGCCCTGGCACGCCGCTTCGAGGATTCCACCCTGGAGCCGCCCATTAAGTCCCGCCTGCGCACCACCTGGGTACTCACCACGGGGGTTCCGGCCATCGGCGTGTTGCTGCTCATCTGGGGGCAGCAGGCTGGCTTTTTCACGGAGAACGCTGCGGACATCATTCCGGCGATTCTCTGGCTCATCCTGGGCGCGCTGGTCACGGGCTTTGTGGGCACCACGCTCTCCATCATGAGCGTGGTGGATCCGATCCAGGAGTTGCAGGAGGCCATCAATCGCGTGCGCCGGGGCGATTCCAACGCCCAGGTGGACATCTACGATGGCTCCGAGATCGGTGTGCTGCAAGCGGGCTTCAACGAGATGATGCGAGGCCTGCGCGAGCGCCAGCGCGTGCGCGACATCTTTGGCCGTTACGTGGGCACCGAGGTGGCCCGCCGCGCGCTGGAGGAACGCCCCACCCTCGGCGGGGAGGATCGCAAGGTGGCGGTGCTATTCATCGACGTCATCGGCTCCACCGCCTTTGCCGTCCACCACGAGCCGGAGGAGGTGGTAGCGGAGCTCAACCGCTTCTTCGAGCGCGTGGTCAAGGTGGTACACCGCAACAAAGGCATCATCAATAAGTTCCAGGGCGACGCCGCCCTGGCCGTCTTTGGGGCACCGCTTCCGCTTGCCGACGCCAACTCGCTCGCCCTCAGCGCCGCCCGCGAACTCCGCGAGGAACTACGCGGCATGACGCTTCAAGCGGGCATCGGCGTGGCCGCCGGGCACGTGGTGGCCGGGCACATCGGCGGCCACGATCGCTTTGAATACACCGTGATTGGCGACGCCGTGAATCAAGCCGCCCGCCTCACCGAACTGGCCAAGGACACCCCCGGGCGGATCCTCACCAACTCCGCCACCCTGCGCGGGGCCAACGAGGCCGAGCAGGCCCGCTGGACGCTCATGAAGTCCGTGGAACTGCGCGGCCGCCGGGAAATGACGCAACTGGCCCGCCCGATCAGGGAAACCCTGGCGGATAGGTCATAG
- a CDS encoding OPT family oligopeptide transporter produces MRELTLRAVILGGLITLVFTAANVYLGLKVGLTFATSIPAAVISMAVLRKFAQHTVVENNIVQTIASAAGTLSAIIFVLPGLVMVGWWQGFPYWTTLLVCMIGGVLGVMYSIPLRRALVTGSDLPFPEGVAAAEVLRVGDEQGSAEENRRGLHVIVGGALASAFFGLLGALKAVATEVSTAFKVGTGGVMMGSSLSLALIGVGHLVGITVGIAMLAGVLIAHGVLMPIFTRGEVPATGDVSESVATVFSQDVRFVGAGAMAVAALWTLLKIIGPITRGIRSSLLSSRARKSGQEVELVERDLPFPLVIISIVASMIPIGLLLWSFLRGTEIGHHTGLLITLSVLFTLISGLFIAAVCGYMAGLIGASNSPISSMGIITVLSAALLIKVATGSESQTNPTALVAYTLFTAAVVFGIATISNDNLQDLKTGQLVGATPWKQQVALIIGVIFGSLVIPPILQLMLQAFGFQGAEGAGPDALAAPQAALMSSVAQGIFGDSLDWGKVGLGALIAVGIIAIDETLNRTSAKRLALPPLAVGMGMYLPMGLTLMIVVGSVIGALYNRRAARSAQPEKATRLGVLMATGLIVGESLFGVLNAGIIAATGKASPLAIFPEGYESAGQWVGIVVFALLTVGLYRWVSKKSG; encoded by the coding sequence ATGCGCGAACTCACTCTCCGCGCGGTGATCCTGGGTGGACTCATCACCCTGGTTTTCACCGCCGCCAACGTCTACCTCGGCCTCAAGGTGGGACTCACCTTTGCCACCTCCATTCCCGCCGCCGTGATCTCCATGGCGGTGTTGCGCAAGTTCGCGCAGCACACGGTGGTGGAGAACAACATCGTCCAGACCATCGCCTCGGCGGCCGGCACGCTCTCCGCCATCATCTTCGTGCTCCCCGGCCTGGTCATGGTCGGCTGGTGGCAGGGCTTCCCCTATTGGACCACCCTTCTGGTGTGCATGATCGGCGGCGTACTAGGCGTGATGTATTCCATCCCCCTGCGCCGCGCCCTGGTCACCGGCTCTGACCTTCCCTTCCCGGAGGGCGTGGCCGCCGCCGAGGTGCTGCGCGTGGGCGATGAACAGGGTTCGGCGGAGGAGAATCGTCGCGGCCTGCACGTGATCGTCGGCGGCGCGCTGGCTTCTGCGTTCTTTGGCCTGCTCGGGGCGCTCAAGGCCGTGGCCACCGAGGTTTCCACCGCGTTCAAGGTGGGCACGGGCGGCGTGATGATGGGCAGCAGTTTATCCCTGGCTCTCATCGGCGTGGGGCACCTGGTGGGAATCACGGTGGGCATCGCCATGCTCGCCGGTGTGTTGATCGCTCACGGCGTGCTCATGCCCATCTTCACCAGGGGCGAGGTTCCCGCCACCGGCGATGTTTCCGAGTCCGTGGCCACCGTGTTCAGCCAGGACGTTCGCTTTGTGGGCGCGGGTGCCATGGCGGTGGCGGCGCTGTGGACGCTGTTGAAGATCATCGGCCCCATCACGCGCGGTATCCGCTCCTCGCTGCTTTCCTCCCGCGCCCGCAAGAGCGGGCAGGAGGTGGAATTGGTGGAGCGCGATCTCCCTTTCCCCTTGGTGATCATCAGCATTGTAGCGTCCATGATCCCCATTGGATTGCTGTTGTGGAGCTTCCTGCGCGGCACGGAGATCGGCCATCATACCGGCCTGCTCATCACGCTCAGCGTGCTTTTCACCCTTATTTCCGGGCTGTTTATTGCCGCCGTGTGCGGATACATGGCTGGGCTTATCGGGGCGTCGAATAGCCCCATTTCCTCGATGGGTATTATCACGGTGCTCTCCGCAGCGCTGCTCATTAAGGTGGCCACCGGCTCCGAATCCCAAACCAATCCCACCGCGCTTGTGGCTTATACGCTCTTTACCGCCGCCGTGGTATTTGGCATTGCCACCATTTCCAATGACAATCTCCAGGATCTCAAAACCGGCCAGCTCGTGGGCGCAACTCCCTGGAAGCAGCAGGTGGCGCTCATCATCGGCGTGATCTTTGGTTCGTTAGTCATTCCGCCGATCCTGCAACTCATGCTCCAGGCCTTTGGTTTCCAGGGAGCGGAGGGCGCGGGCCCGGACGCGCTCGCCGCGCCCCAGGCGGCCCTGATGAGTTCCGTGGCGCAGGGGATCTTCGGGGACTCCCTGGATTGGGGCAAGGTGGGCCTGGGCGCGCTCATCGCCGTGGGCATTATTGCTATCGACGAAACCCTCAACCGCACCTCCGCCAAGCGCCTGGCGCTGCCGCCCCTGGCTGTAGGAATGGGTATGTACCTGCCGATGGGGCTGACGCTGATGATCGTGGTGGGCAGCGTGATCGGCGCGCTTTATAATCGACGCGCCGCCCGCAGCGCGCAGCCGGAAAAGGCTACCCGCCTCGGTGTGCTCATGGCCACCGGGCTGATCGTGGGCGAGAGCCTGTTTGGCGTTCTGAACGCCGGAATCATCGCGGCCACGGGCAAGGCCTCCCCGCTGGCGATCTTCCCCGAGGGCTACGAGTCCGCCGGGCAGTGGGTGGGGATCGTGGTCTTTGCCCTGCTCACGGTGGGGCTGTATCGGTGGGTGAGCAAGAAGAGCGGGTAA
- a CDS encoding DNA polymerase III subunit delta' has product MGAVSTSPRSVAERLADTPSVRDVVLNAARAAREMAGAEGAGGAGAGHGDAAGGVESPGFGAGAGSAAMTHSWVFTGAPGSGRSQAALAFAAALECAGEEPGCGRCEACRAVLDGAHTDVVHVVPQALSIGVDYVRETIIAGAHRLPTVSPWRVVIIEDADRLSASAADALLKTVEEPPSRTVMIFCAPSTDPQDFSTTLRSRCRHVYVPSPSVEEITRLLVAEEGATENDARLAAQASLRHIGRARRLVTTPSMQQRRAAVLGLAELIRHGDQAFQAMYTLVKTIEKEATEAFAEADAAEREKLERSLGAGGRGKGAQKATRGSAGMVKELEKAQKMRTTRRRRDLLDLALVDLSGLYRDALLRAVGATVEPVHPDFSGLAGELADSVGERGLVECLDAIAVCRRHITENVQFSIATDGLVGRLRQAYGV; this is encoded by the coding sequence CTGGGTGCGGTGAGCACTTCCCCCCGCAGCGTGGCCGAGCGCCTCGCAGATACCCCCAGCGTGCGCGATGTGGTGTTAAACGCCGCGCGTGCGGCCCGAGAGATGGCCGGTGCGGAGGGGGCCGGGGGTGCTGGCGCTGGGCACGGTGATGCTGCGGGGGGCGTCGAGAGTCCTGGGTTTGGGGCGGGCGCGGGCAGCGCCGCCATGACGCACTCCTGGGTATTTACCGGCGCGCCGGGCTCGGGGCGCTCCCAGGCTGCGCTGGCGTTCGCCGCCGCCCTGGAATGTGCCGGTGAGGAACCCGGCTGCGGGCGCTGCGAGGCCTGCCGCGCCGTGCTCGACGGCGCGCACACCGACGTCGTCCACGTGGTGCCCCAGGCCCTTTCTATCGGCGTGGATTACGTGCGCGAGACGATCATTGCCGGCGCGCATCGCCTCCCCACGGTCTCCCCGTGGCGGGTAGTCATCATCGAGGACGCCGATAGGCTCTCCGCCTCGGCCGCCGACGCCCTACTCAAGACCGTGGAGGAACCCCCCTCGCGCACCGTGATGATCTTCTGCGCGCCCTCCACCGACCCCCAGGATTTTTCCACCACGCTGCGCTCGCGCTGCCGTCACGTCTACGTCCCCTCCCCCTCGGTCGAGGAGATCACCCGCCTACTCGTGGCGGAGGAGGGCGCCACGGAAAACGACGCCCGCCTCGCCGCCCAGGCCTCGCTGCGGCACATCGGCCGTGCACGCAGGCTGGTCACCACCCCCAGCATGCAGCAGCGCCGCGCCGCCGTGCTAGGGCTCGCGGAGCTAATTCGCCACGGCGACCAGGCATTCCAAGCCATGTACACGCTGGTCAAGACCATAGAAAAGGAGGCCACCGAGGCCTTCGCGGAGGCCGACGCCGCCGAGCGCGAGAAACTAGAGCGCTCCCTGGGGGCCGGGGGCAGGGGCAAGGGCGCGCAAAAGGCCACCCGGGGCTCGGCGGGCATGGTCAAGGAACTGGAAAAGGCGCAGAAAATGCGCACGACGCGCCGCCGCCGCGACCTCCTCGACCTGGCTCTGGTGGATCTCTCCGGCCTCTACCGCGACGCCCTCCTGCGGGCGGTGGGGGCCACGGTGGAGCCGGTTCACCCCGATTTCTCCGGGCTGGCGGGGGAACTGGCGGATTCCGTGGGGGAGCGGGGGCTGGTGGAGTGCCTGGACGCCATCGCGGTGTGCCGCAGGCACATCACGGAAAACGTGCAGTTCAGCATCGCTACCGACGGCCTGGTGGGCCGTTTGCGGCAAGCATACGGGGTGTAG
- a CDS encoding FAD-binding oxidoreductase, which translates to MSHNLWGTPEEAKPLSGSVRKLVSTVLGANADEVNRIPAAEIQLSEVRLSEEDLGALRGIVGKQYVSTEHEQRMRRARGKSYPDLLDWRSGRVIDAPDAVVVPGTEEEVEQLLRWCTEQRVAVVPFGGGTSVVGGVAPKKGQLRAVISLDLVRFDELEDVDTVSMEATLGAGLSGPHAELKLAQHGLQIGHFPQSFPYATIGGYAVTRSSGQNSAGYGRFDEMVRELTVVTPVGITRVGYQAPASAAGPDLRQLFMGSEGTLGVITRVRLRVHPIPEVKRYEAFSFPSFAAGADAMREVTQTGTGPTVLRLSDEIESSINLSSTDKIGDSDDADSGCLLLTMYEGTPEHAEARHEETRDLLLSLGGVSRGEGPVRQWERGRFGAPVLRDGLLDQGAVCETFETATEWSNVEKVKQAVTEAVGTSLAESGSSAIIMCHISHVYHGGCSLYFTIIAGQRGDDPAAQWWKAKEAACQAMVDNGATITHHHAVGTDHRPWVHKDLGELGSTILASVKKTLDPAGILNPDKLF; encoded by the coding sequence ATGTCCCACAATCTGTGGGGCACCCCGGAGGAAGCAAAGCCCCTTTCCGGCAGCGTGCGCAAGTTGGTCTCCACGGTGCTGGGGGCCAATGCCGATGAGGTCAACCGCATTCCCGCAGCGGAGATTCAACTCAGCGAGGTGCGCCTTAGCGAGGAGGATCTGGGTGCGCTGCGGGGGATCGTCGGTAAGCAATACGTGAGCACCGAGCACGAGCAACGAATGCGCCGGGCGCGCGGAAAATCCTACCCTGACCTGCTGGATTGGCGCTCTGGCCGGGTGATTGACGCGCCGGACGCCGTGGTGGTCCCCGGCACCGAGGAGGAAGTTGAACAACTGCTGCGCTGGTGCACCGAGCAGCGCGTGGCGGTGGTGCCCTTTGGCGGCGGAACCAGCGTGGTGGGGGGCGTGGCGCCCAAGAAGGGCCAACTGCGCGCGGTGATTAGCCTCGATCTGGTGCGCTTTGATGAGTTGGAGGACGTGGACACCGTCTCGATGGAGGCCACGCTGGGCGCGGGGCTCTCCGGCCCGCACGCGGAGTTGAAGCTTGCCCAGCACGGCTTGCAGATCGGCCACTTTCCGCAGTCCTTCCCCTATGCCACCATCGGCGGTTACGCCGTTACGCGTTCCTCCGGGCAGAACTCCGCAGGTTATGGGCGCTTTGATGAGATGGTGCGCGAACTCACCGTGGTGACCCCGGTGGGAATCACCCGGGTGGGGTACCAGGCTCCGGCTTCGGCGGCGGGCCCGGATCTGCGCCAGTTATTCATGGGGTCGGAGGGCACCCTGGGCGTGATCACGCGGGTGCGCCTGCGGGTGCACCCCATCCCGGAGGTCAAGCGCTACGAGGCGTTTAGCTTCCCCTCCTTCGCCGCCGGAGCCGACGCCATGCGCGAGGTCACGCAGACGGGCACCGGCCCCACGGTGCTGCGCCTTTCCGATGAGATCGAGTCCAGCATCAACCTTTCCTCCACCGATAAGATCGGTGATTCCGATGACGCCGATTCCGGTTGCCTGCTGCTGACCATGTACGAGGGCACCCCGGAGCATGCGGAGGCTCGCCACGAGGAAACCCGTGACCTGCTGCTTTCCCTGGGCGGGGTGTCTCGCGGCGAGGGGCCGGTGCGCCAGTGGGAGCGCGGCCGATTTGGTGCGCCGGTGCTGCGCGATGGTCTGCTGGATCAGGGAGCGGTGTGCGAGACCTTTGAAACGGCCACCGAGTGGTCCAACGTGGAAAAGGTCAAGCAAGCCGTGACCGAGGCCGTGGGGACCTCCCTGGCGGAATCCGGCAGTTCCGCGATCATCATGTGCCACATCTCGCACGTGTATCACGGCGGCTGCTCCCTGTACTTCACCATCATCGCTGGTCAGCGTGGCGACGACCCCGCCGCCCAATGGTGGAAGGCCAAGGAGGCCGCCTGCCAGGCGATGGTGGATAACGGCGCGACGATCACGCACCACCACGCCGTGGGCACCGATCACCGCCCCTGGGTGCACAAGGACCTGGGCGAGCTGGGTTCTACCATCTTGGCCTCGGTGAAAAAGACCCTCGATCCCGCCGGGATCCTCAACCCGGACAAGTTGTTCTGA
- a CDS encoding CopG family transcriptional regulator gives MNNPDFFDAHDFSQEIQNAQPAEWEVSPMSAFTVRLPKQVLEALRDLARQRGVTTGQVMRDILTSAAEEGAKPEKMIPASELRALITRVP, from the coding sequence ATGAATAATCCCGATTTCTTTGATGCGCATGATTTTTCTCAAGAAATTCAGAATGCACAACCGGCGGAGTGGGAAGTGTCTCCGATGTCCGCGTTTACGGTGCGGCTTCCGAAACAGGTATTGGAGGCTCTCCGCGACCTTGCCCGACAGCGTGGAGTGACCACGGGCCAGGTAATGAGGGATATTCTCACGAGTGCGGCGGAGGAAGGAGCGAAGCCGGAGAAGATGATTCCTGCTTCTGAACTGCGGGCCTTGATCACCCGGGTGCCGTGA
- a CDS encoding DUF2335 domain-containing protein has protein sequence MSNEHSHQEPKTTQDPAIDAHPTDHQGPIPLPPPEDLSQYEQIQAGLADRIVAMAEKAAEATNAATHSNAEVNHAAARRISAEAESIRRRQKLYFFLTIFFASIAIIPAALGQQGLAIGLGVLGAMHSLGILIQPRFTETWFRSKPNKDLPS, from the coding sequence ATGAGTAATGAGCACTCCCATCAGGAGCCAAAGACAACGCAGGATCCAGCGATAGACGCGCATCCTACGGATCATCAGGGGCCCATTCCCCTTCCTCCTCCCGAGGATTTATCCCAGTATGAACAGATCCAGGCCGGATTAGCCGACCGCATAGTGGCAATGGCGGAAAAGGCCGCCGAAGCCACAAACGCAGCAACCCATTCCAACGCGGAAGTAAACCATGCTGCGGCTCGGAGAATATCCGCAGAGGCGGAGTCTATCCGCAGGAGGCAAAAACTTTACTTCTTCCTGACCATATTTTTCGCCTCCATCGCCATCATCCCCGCCGCCCTCGGCCAACAAGGGCTTGCCATTGGCTTAGGAGTACTCGGAGCCATGCACTCGCTCGGGATTCTGATCCAGCCCAGGTTCACGGAAACGTGGTTCCGCAGCAAGCCCAACAAGGATCTCCCAAGCTAA